CTACAAGCCCCTTGCATAATGGGAAATGAGGAATCGAACTTACAACCTCAAGGAAAGGAGAAATCAAACTTAGAACCTCATGTACATGAATAAATATTCTTAACCATTTGAACTATAATACCCTTTCATAACTTTACTACTTATGCAAATAAAGATgtaatgaataaatacgataCATATGTCAATTATTCTGGTGATTGTTACATTTTTCATAGAGGTGATGGGTAATCATCCAACAAAAGAGATGGGTTTGTGGGTTTGTATGAACTTTAATTCGGCCTGTACTCATTGTAAACAGCACACAATGGCAATGCTTCTGTGGCCCATATAACAACATGTTTACATAATTCATGTTGAGCTTAGGCCCAAGCCCGCcttacaaatttacaaaaatttgaagcaatttccttatttattagaaaaatgagagaacccaaataaaagaaaaaagtgatgCCTGGGCTCTGATTATTTCAATAAAATTGACTGTTAATGGAAACCCTTTTGCAGGCTTCATTTATCAACAACAAACATTCTTGAAATGAATATATTTACTTAATAATCTCTGCATAATCTGCTCATGAGAGCCTCAGGCTCTTGGAGACCCCCCACCACCTTCTTGAATTGCCTTGTTTTTGGCAAAAAACCACCCAACCAGAGGCACCAATGGCTTCTTCTTGATTTTCTTGACAGAAGGGTTTCCAACTCTCTCCCCCAAGTCTTCTTTGCTAACAATGACTTGGGCCAGTGTAGGAGGACTTGCAAATTTCACATATCTTTTCTTCTGCACCAATTCCTCTGCGTCTTGGCTCAACATGGTCTTGGTTTCAAACTTCGCGGCGCCATCCTCAATGAATTTAAGGTCGTCTTCTTCAATCTCAGGATCAACAGGGTCCTTCTGATCAAACTCTCTTGCCTTCAAGTACTTGTCCAGCTCTTTCTTTGCACGGTCAAGATCATCTCTTAGTGActttatgcagtatgccattatcttgttttcttctctaacTTTCTGAAGATTTCGCTTTGTTTCTTCAAGCTCAGCTTCCAAGACCCCAATTGTTGATTGAGCAGAAGCAGCATGCCCTGCAGCtccaatctaacatagaaattgaACATTAacacaggaaaaaaaaaaaaaaagtaaaatggtGTTGTGGTAGGAGCTATAGCTAACCTCTTTGAGCTTGTTGGCATATATTTCTCCAACCAAAACTCTTTCCCCAAACAACAAGACTGCTTCTTTGACTGATTTGAAAGGTGCTCTGGTGTCAATCTCTGCTCGGCCCATGACCACCAATTTGCCTTCCTCTGTGTTCATCATGCTCAATCAACGCAAGGACAGGGAAGAAGATATTAATGGTGGAATTAATGAGGAAAGGTCCTTTTAATACAAGTTTCAAAATGGGGAGCTGCAAGAGAGGAGGTCGTTGGAAATGGATGGTGTGGTTCTAGCTTTGCTTAGAGGaagttaagaaaaaaaaaatcatgggggggtttttgttttggtttcctTGGCGTCCACTTCACTGAATTTTGTTAATTGAAGTTGACAAGAGTGGTTGGACTATCTTGATCACTTTGTTACTTCTTGGCTTCTTGTTAGAGTTTGGGCTGCTTCCTTCCGTTAACAATGTGGCTTAAACAAATCAATAACAATAAGTATTAAGAGCCAAGTAATTGATAGATCACAACTATATACCGCCAATTATTAGGTGTGATGTGAAGTCTCATGGTACTGCTTTGTCACTTCTTATGGGTTAAGAGATATGGATTATGTTTGAAGACATAAATGAAGCAATTGTTACGAGTTATCTGATAAATGTGGTTATCCCTAAACTTACATGTATTCCATGTATGTAGAAGAATGATTCTTGTGAGCTATTCAAAAGGTCACTGCTGTTAAAAtaattggaatattttatttttataaaacacTTTAAACTacttaactttaaagtgaagtaagttttttgtttaaaaaagcaatcccaaacaGGGCCTTAGTTTGACAACCTTGTAGACGATGAGTTTTTCAATATATCCATAAAATTGCCATGTGATATTATCAATTTAGTTATGCTATATACAAATATACAGttccgatctcttggaccacaggagtccaagagattgtggtcacccaccgttggatattaatccaatggttcaaaatgatatatataaatgcaatataacataaatgattattatccgattcaagtcaaccgttgaatttacatccaacggtgagtgactataaatctcttgaactcctggggtccaagagatcaggactgtacaaatatatatgtattaatattatatcTTCAAATATAAACATGTCTCCTTCAcatgtttataatttgagtgaATTAATTACACTAAACTAAATATCTTTACTATCAATTTGGAAATTTAGAAATATGGGAAGTAATAAATTGATTTGAAAAGTCATTCTCATTAAATTGTTTACCAATCACATAGAATCATAATATGAATGAAGTTGATTCCAATTATTACTATTTACTAATTCTCATGAACCGAAACTCTGACTCTTAAAATGGGACTTACATTTGTTTGATTCCCTACGTGTTagtaaaagtgaaaaaaataactgattgaaataatttcatttattCTCATACCCATTCCTAATAAGTGACAGTGTTACGTTCAAACACAAAAACTTCTATGGGTATACACGGCACTTCCTATTTTTTAtgccctctttctctctccagCCACAATGGAGATTATGCCGTGTTTGGCATGCCTCACTATGCTTCATTGGACTGGGTTGGGTTAAATAGTACTTGAAACCTATGTTTGGAAAGGGAGATGATTAACTTAAATGGGACTGTATAGTTCAATAGGAAAAAAGACATCAGACTCGCTTGTCTAATACAGTGAGCTCGAAATGTGGTTCGCAAAATAGTGAGGGTGTTATTTTGAACACACGAGTCTGGCTGGATACCACCACCAACATCAAACACACGAGCccgaccaccaccaccacaagtTCCCGACCACCACACCATGAGTCCACGATCGTCTGACCACCATCATCAAATCCATAACCAGCCACCACAAACCCACTGCTAGGTTGATGGTTCGATTGGGTTTGCCCCTAGTCTAGTTGAGTGAACAACCATCCTCATCTCAGGGCGCTCTTGGCCTCCGCACCCCAACTTTTAAGAGAGCCATCCACTTCTGGTATGTGGTGgatgtaaaaaaaattcaaaacaaaacaaaattccaaatGAAATCTTAAATAGTGTGGCATAAAGAGAGTGAAAATGAggcaaggaagaagaaaagagaaaggaaagaatacaaagaaagaaagaaaaaaaaaaaagggaaggcagaagaaaagaggaagaaaggaaaaaaaagaaaagaaaaagggtgggaaggaaaggaagaagaaaagacaaagtagagaagaggaagaaagaaaaaaaaggacacaAGTTTTagcctttaaaaaatattagaattttatttatttataggtcaaaatctttaattaaaattaaatattaaaattttatttgttttatttgtatttatttttatgtcaaaatccttaattaaaattaaatattaaaataattttttttaagctCAATGCAACACCAAACATAAATCAGTACTTTAATCTAGTTTAGACTAATATGAAAAGCTAATTCAAGACAGTCCTAAAATTTAATTCAGTTTATAATAATTCGTCGTACCAAACCGTCTCTAGGTGAGTGCGATGAGCAGATGCCGGGTACAAATATAACTTCTCTCCCGGCCTTTTATCTCAATAGCGGGTTCCTAAACCCTCTGCGAATAAAATCAGCCCAATATCTCAATATCaggtccctaaattaaatttgggCCTCTAACGGTTTCAGAGTCCGTTAAACCACTCTATAAAACGGCTTTCGTCCCTGAAAACCACTTAACGCAATTTCCCCAAAATTTCGAGTCCTCGAGGACACGATGAGAGAAACATAGAACACTGTCAGCGTAAATAACATAACATATAGAGAAATTACAAGACCATTTCCCGACCATCACTCgaaaaaaccctaatttccaACATTGAAAGTCAATTTCTCCTCCGTTTTATCCGTACGATCTCTTCCATTTTAGACCAACAGCAGTAAGTGGGAGAGCTCCGGTTGCTTGGAGTGCTTCTtgaagtagaagaagaagaggctgCAGAGTCGCGGCAGGAGCACTTTAATCTGAGCAACCAGAGTCTTTGAAATTTGGTTTCGAAGCTGTGCGTTTCGTGTTTTTCGCGGCAAAGCTAGGGTTTTTTGGTTGCTTTCTGCTTGTTCTACTAAGCCATGAGTCCGGTTCAGAATTTCGAGCAACACGCTCGGCGTCTCGTCGAGCTTGACCTCCGtactttttctctctctctctctctgaagcATAATTCAACTATGGTTTTGAACTCTTAAACCTCCCTTTAGCTTCTGAGTAAAAGTTatataattttgataaaatttaATCAAACGAGCCCTTAATATGagaatcatattcatcttcctgtgcaaaattttaatttattttccagTAATGCAGGTCCTATTGAACCAAGCATGTCCTTTGTATTCACACCCAATAgtataacaaaacaaaacagctcaattttgatttgattaattattgATTTAACTACGTTTGAACGAAGGTCTTGACGatgttcttgtttcttttgttcctTCTTATTTGGAACAGCAATTCAGACAAGGCTTCAGATGGCAATGGAGGTTCGGGACAGCCTAGAGATTGCGCACACTGCCGAGTACTTGAATTTCCTAAGATGCTACTTTCATGCATTCTCAGTGATTCTtcagaaaattacaaaaccaCAGTTCACGGACAATCCCGAACACAAGCTCCGAAACATCGTGGTGGAGATTCTCAATCGTCTCCCCCACAGTGAAGTACTCCGCCCTTTTGTCCAGGAACTCTTGAAGGTCGCAATGCAAGTACTAACCACTGACAACGAAGAGAATGGCTTAATTTGTATCCGTATTATCTTTGACCTCCTTAGGAACTTCAGGCCCACTCTGGAAAATGAAGTTCAGCCATTCTTGGACTTTGTTTGTAAAGTTTACCAAAACTTTAAGTTGACGGTTAACCatttctttgaaaatgggGCGGTGGGTGGGGAAGATATCAAGCCTATCGATACTTCTTTAGATCAACCATTGAGTGGTAGTATCGGCAGTATCGGTGGTGGTGGAATTGGGGGTGGCGGTATTGGTGGTAGTGGGTATGCTGGTGGTGGGCAGCTTAACCCCAGTACACGTTCTTTCAAAATTATAAACGAGAGTCCCCTGGTGgtcatgtttttgtttcagTTGTATAGTCGACTTGTGCAGACCAATATTCCTCACCTGTTGCCTTTGATGGTTGCTGCTATATCTGTTCCTGGCCCTGAAAAGGTTCCTCCTCATTTGAAGACTCATTTCATTGAGTTGAAGGGTGCACAGGTGAAGGTAAGCAGGTGTTTCTGTTGAGTTTATATGTATTAAATGTTACACGAGCAGGGCACTGTTGTTTGTTACACTTGTttaatcattttcatttttttgtccaACCCGTCCAGGTTTTTTCATGAGTTTTTactaatttgtttcttttccattGCAGACAGTTTCGTTTTTAACGTATCTGTTGAAGAGCTTTGCTGATTATATCAGGCCGCATGAAGAAAGCATATGTAAAAGCATAGTCAGTTTGCTAGTTACATGTTCAGACTCTGTATCAACTAGAAAGGTAAAAATTCTTGTCTCTTCGTTTATTTTTCTCCACTTGGATCTTTTTATTCATCCGTGAATGTAAGTCTGaatcataaatattttatgaataCAGGAATTGTTAGTAGCCCTAAAACATGTTCTTGGAACAGATTTCAAGAGGGGTTTATTTCCTCTGATTGACACGCTATTGGAGGAAAGGTAACACTGTTGACTCAATCATATGGTGACCTCTAATTGCCAAAACAATGATACAGAAAGTTCATTGTCAAGCTGAGTTGGATAAATGCAATATCTTTAAATAATGGAGAAAAGATATTCTTGTTAGTAGTCTTAAAACATGTTCTTGGAACAGATTTCAAGAGGGGTTTATTTCTTCTGTTATGTATTCATGGTTAAACAAAAAGCATCATGTTGAAGAGATGTATATAAATCTGCTGCTAATGGACAGATGAATACCAAAATTTGACACGTAGTGTAGATAATAGAATTACTCGTTTAATTTTATGGGAACCTTTGCCCCCACCTAAACGATCCTTCTGCTGGAAAGTTCATATTGGTCGCCATCagattgaaatatttttttggccGACATGTTGAATTTTAGATTAAAATATGTtaagattttgaattttattaggGAAAGGGCCACGACATGATGGTTCTCCCCCCAATCTGCTTCCGATGTGAGCAGtttttttaatcatatttgttgtttttgatAATGCACAACCTTCCATTGGACAGAACTATAATGTTCATTCCCACATTTCTACTTTGGAGTTCTTCCTGACTTTTTAACTTTCAGATACAAATAAGAATTAGCTATTCCTCCTGAACTTAGAGAAGATAGAATATTGTTATAGCTGACtatgctttgatttttttagcccttttcttctttaaccTTTTCAGGGTTCTGGTTGGAAGTGGTCGAGCCTGCTTTGAGACATTGAGGCCATTGGCATATAGTCTACTTGCAGAGATTGTTCATCATGTTCGTGCGGACCTTTCCTTGTCACAGGTATTTCCTTTGTATGATATCTAATGTAAAACCAGTGTTGTCACTGTCTTGGCTTTGATGAGGCTCAATCCTATTTATCATTATACAACTTTCATTCACTGTGTATCGTACGGTTGTACATCTTTATCATCATCCTCCATGGATGAATTTCAGGAATTACCTATGTTCACTTGATTGTTGCACTTCTGCAAAGTGAGAGGATAATGATGGTTTCGTAGTTGATGGGTGGGAGTTTCG
Above is a genomic segment from Prunus dulcis chromosome 7, ALMONDv2, whole genome shotgun sequence containing:
- the LOC117635022 gene encoding WEB family protein At3g51220 yields the protein MMNTEEGKLVVMGRAEIDTRAPFKSVKEAVLLFGERVLVGEIYANKLKEIGAAGHAASAQSTIGVLEAELEETKRNLQKVREENKIMAYCIKSLRDDLDRAKKELDKYLKAREFDQKDPVDPEIEEDDLKFIEDGAAKFETKTMLSQDAEELVQKKRYVKFASPPTLAQVIVSKEDLGERVGNPSVKKIKKKPLVPLVGWFFAKNKAIQEGGGGSPRA